The following coding sequences are from one Lolium rigidum isolate FL_2022 chromosome 6, APGP_CSIRO_Lrig_0.1, whole genome shotgun sequence window:
- the LOC124664112 gene encoding U-box domain-containing protein 33-like, translating into MEAVASGAAHRRWETSGRSSQYSLRMSNLAKDGAQFVIAHVHCPAQMIPMMGTKIHYTRLDPEQVKDHRKMELEKASGRLDEYVVLCALRKVSCEKIIIENDDVARGLEELITLHGITKLVMGAASDKYYSKYETESQQSKKEVFEESSKRRKAELDLLSALQKAKELEKLYHHELRQRKTIEEALSIQRREMEETRVKCETLYEELHDAGEEHVILEQCITEVKSARDDEKQKLAASKNFVEELRADKEKLQQERDATAEELRQTKKEQRVSVPAAEAVINTEFSASELEQATRSFDEALKIGEGGFGCVYRGSLRSTGPEDRRDGGGRHGGGGSAVHH; encoded by the exons ATGGAAGCTGTGGCCAGCGGCGCAGCGCACAGGCGGTGGGAGACTTCGGGAAGAAGCTCGCAGTACAGCTTGAGGATGTCG AACCTCGCCAAGGACGGCGCACAGTTCGTGATAGCGCACGTCCACTGCCCCGCGCAGATGATCCCCATGA TGGGAACAAAAATTCATTATACCAGGTTGGATCCAGAACAGGTTAAGGACCACAGAAAAATGGAGCTAGAGAAGGCATCCGGAAGACTCGATGAATATGTTGTTCTATGCGCATTACGGAAG GTCAGCTGTGAGAAAATAATAATTGAGAATGATGATGTTGCTAGAGGACTTGAGGAGCTTATTACCCTTCATGGCATCACCAAGCTTGTCATGGGAGCAGCATCAGACAAATATTACTCAAA atat GAAACTGAATCTCAACAGTCAAAGAAAGAAGTGTTTGAAGAATCAAGCAAGCGCCGAAAGGCAGAACTTGATCTGCTTTcagctcttcaaaag GCCAAGGAGTTGGAGAAGTTGTATCATCACGAGTTACGACAGCGGAAAACAATTGAGGAGGCACTCTCAATACAGAGGCGGGAGATGGAAGAAACGAGAGTCAAGTGCGAGACGTTGTACGAGGAACTACACGACGCAGGAGAAGAACATGTCATACTGGAGCAGTGCATTACGGAGGTGAAGTCTGCTCGGGACGATGAGAAGCAGAAGCTGGCAGCAAGCAAGAACTttgtagaagagctgagggcagaTAAAGAGAAACTGCAGCAGGAGAGGGATGCTACAGCTGAagagttgaggcagacgaagaaggAGCAGAGAGTTTCAGTTCCGGCAGCTGAAGCGGTAATAAACACCGAGTTCTCTGCCTCTGAGCTTGAACAGGCAACTCGAAGTTTCGACGAAGCGCTCAAGATCGGCGAGGGTGGGTTCGGATGCGTCTACAGAGGCTCACTTCGCAGCACAGGCCCAGAAGATCGCCGAGATGGTGGAGGACGCCATGGAGGAGGGGGGTCTGCAGTCCATCATTGA